Proteins encoded together in one Jeotgalibacillus aurantiacus window:
- a CDS encoding glycogen/starch/alpha-glucan phosphorylase: MFRDKNAFKTAFLQRLEQSSGLSFEQSTKQHQYQTLGMMVREYVSTNWIASNEHTRKGDHKEVYYLSIEFLLGRLLVSSLVNLGVKEIVEEGLADLDISLSDLEEAEADAGLGNGGLGRLAACFLDSMASLSMAGHGHGIRYKHGLFEQKIIDGYQVELPEQWLRNGNVWEVRKPDLAVEVPYWGSVSWTEEKGRMIFKHENAETILAVPFDMPVIGYDTDRVNTLRLWGAEPSKNFPSHKDFMQYKRDTEQVSEFLYPNDMSDEGKILRLKQQYFLVRASLASILRDYKENHCDLYELHEHIAIHINDTHPALAIPELMRILMDDEGMRWEEAWSIVTETISYTNHTILSEALEKWSVDLFRPLFPRIYQIIEEINRRFCEELWEAYPGDWDRIESMAVIAHGFVKMAHLSIVGSHSVNGVARLHTEILKMREMKNFHEFYPHRFNNKTNGITHRRWLLQANPELTSAINDAIGTDWIKDTQKLDALIPFAEDASFQKKIDQIKYDKKVALADIIKDRNGITVNPDSIFDVQIKRLHAYKRQLLNILHVMHLYNRMKEDSSFKPYPQTFIFGAKAAPGYEYAKKVIKLIHSVANLVNNDPLSKDYLTVVFLENYRVSLAEKIIPATNISEQISTASKEASGTGNMKFMMNGALTLGTLDGANVEIGELTGPEHIFIFGLTAQEVMRYEKHGGYHSYDYYHGDPRIKKVIDQLTSGFFPDSYYDFDMISDSLLMENDQYFLLKDFDAYVTAQQDITAAYQKRKEWLTSSIHNIARSGFFSSDRTIKQYAEDIWKL, encoded by the coding sequence ATGTTCCGTGATAAAAATGCGTTCAAAACCGCCTTCTTGCAGCGGCTGGAGCAATCATCCGGCCTGTCATTTGAACAATCAACCAAGCAGCACCAATACCAGACGCTTGGCATGATGGTACGGGAATACGTCAGTACCAACTGGATCGCCTCTAATGAACATACCCGCAAAGGGGACCATAAAGAGGTGTACTATTTATCCATTGAGTTTCTTCTTGGCAGACTGCTGGTGAGCTCACTCGTTAACCTGGGTGTAAAAGAAATTGTGGAAGAAGGCCTCGCAGACCTTGATATCAGCCTGAGTGACCTTGAGGAAGCAGAGGCAGATGCAGGACTGGGTAACGGCGGTCTTGGACGTCTGGCCGCCTGCTTTTTAGATTCTATGGCTTCTCTTTCCATGGCCGGTCATGGTCACGGGATCCGGTATAAGCATGGTCTGTTTGAACAAAAAATTATTGACGGATATCAGGTAGAACTTCCTGAACAATGGTTACGTAACGGTAACGTCTGGGAAGTCCGAAAGCCTGACCTTGCAGTAGAAGTTCCTTACTGGGGCAGCGTTTCATGGACAGAGGAAAAAGGCCGGATGATCTTTAAGCACGAAAATGCCGAGACCATTCTGGCTGTTCCGTTCGATATGCCCGTGATCGGATATGATACGGACCGGGTTAATACATTACGTCTTTGGGGAGCAGAGCCCTCAAAGAATTTCCCGTCACATAAGGACTTTATGCAATATAAACGGGATACGGAGCAGGTTTCTGAATTCCTTTATCCAAATGACATGTCTGATGAAGGAAAAATACTGCGTCTGAAACAGCAGTATTTTCTCGTCCGGGCAAGCCTTGCCAGTATTCTGCGTGATTACAAGGAAAATCATTGCGACCTGTACGAACTGCATGAACACATTGCGATTCACATTAACGATACTCATCCTGCTCTTGCCATACCTGAGCTGATGCGGATTTTGATGGATGACGAAGGGATGCGCTGGGAAGAAGCGTGGAGTATCGTGACGGAAACGATCTCATACACTAACCACACAATTTTGTCAGAAGCACTTGAGAAATGGTCCGTTGACCTTTTCCGTCCTCTCTTCCCGAGAATTTATCAGATCATCGAAGAAATCAACCGCCGCTTTTGTGAAGAGCTGTGGGAAGCCTATCCGGGTGACTGGGACCGTATCGAGTCAATGGCTGTGATCGCACACGGCTTCGTAAAAATGGCGCACCTGTCGATTGTAGGAAGTCACAGTGTCAATGGCGTAGCCAGACTTCATACCGAAATCCTGAAAATGCGTGAGATGAAAAACTTCCATGAGTTTTATCCTCACCGTTTCAATAACAAAACAAATGGTATTACGCACCGCAGATGGCTGCTTCAGGCGAACCCTGAGCTGACTTCTGCCATCAATGACGCAATCGGAACGGATTGGATCAAGGATACACAAAAGCTCGATGCCCTTATCCCGTTTGCAGAGGATGCGTCGTTCCAGAAAAAAATTGATCAGATTAAATACGATAAAAAAGTGGCACTCGCTGACATTATCAAAGATCGCAATGGCATTACCGTAAACCCTGATTCAATCTTTGATGTGCAGATCAAACGTCTGCACGCCTACAAGCGACAGCTTTTGAACATTCTGCATGTGATGCACCTGTATAACCGGATGAAAGAGGATTCCTCCTTCAAGCCTTATCCGCAAACGTTTATATTCGGAGCAAAGGCAGCACCTGGGTATGAATACGCCAAGAAGGTCATCAAGCTGATTCATTCCGTTGCGAACCTGGTGAACAACGACCCGCTTTCAAAGGATTACCTGACTGTGGTCTTCCTTGAAAACTACCGTGTATCACTCGCTGAAAAAATCATTCCCGCAACAAATATCAGCGAACAGATTTCAACAGCAAGTAAAGAAGCATCAGGAACCGGTAATATGAAATTCATGATGAATGGCGCCCTCACACTCGGTACGCTTGATGGTGCCAACGTCGAAATTGGCGAACTGACAGGTCCTGAACATATCTTTATCTTCGGACTGACTGCTCAGGAAGTCATGCGCTACGAAAAGCACGGCGGTTATCACTCCTATGACTACTATCACGGGGATCCGCGCATCAAAAAAGTCATTGACCAGCTGACATCAGGATTCTTCCCTGATTCCTACTATGATTTTGATATGATCTCAGACTCACTGCTGATGGAAAATGATCAATACTTCCTCTTAAAGGATTTTGATGCGTACGTCACCGCTCAGCAGGATATCACCGCTGCCTATCAAAAGCGAAAAGAATGGCTAACCTCAAGCATTCACAACATCGCCCGCTCCGGCTTCTTCTCAAGCGATCGGACGATCAAGCAGTATGCTGAGGATATTTGGAAGCTGTAA
- the ligA gene encoding NAD-dependent DNA ligase LigA, translated as MDPSIQKRVQELHDKLNQYNYEYHVLDQPSVPDSEYDQLLNELKEIEQQYPELITEDSPTQRVGGAVLEQFSKVEHRTPMLSLGNAFNEADLRDFDRKVRQAVGDNIAYSCELKIDGLAVSLRYENGVFMQGATRGDGSVGEDITANLKTIRSIPLRLKNPLSIEVRGEAFMPKSSFVKLNEEKEKREEAAFANPRNAAAGSLRQLDPRIAASRNLDIFLYGIGDPGETGINSQSEGMQLLNENGLKTNPERKTCGTIEEVIDYVNSWVEKRAELQYDIDGIVIKVDSLSQQEELGFTAKSPRWAIAYKFPAEEVITILHDIELSIGRTGVLTPTAILEPVRVAGTTVQRASLHNEDLIREKDIRLGDHVIVKKAGDIIPEVVSVITDRRTGDEKEFTMPTHCPACDSELERLEGEVALRCLNPKCPAQIQEGLTHFVSRNAMNIDGLGEKVIAQLFKENLIEDVADLYRLTKEQLIQLERMGEKSVENLLTAIEASKKNSMEKLLFGLGIRHVGAKAAKTISEHFRSIDKLREATVDDLLQIDEIGNKMADAIVTYFENEEVQELIEELRENGVNLTYTGPKKERMESVESAFTGKTIVLTGKLAQLTRDEAKEKIELLGGKVTGSVSKKTDLLVAGEDAGSKLTKAQDLNITIWDEQQLIDEITKQEV; from the coding sequence ATGGACCCATCCATTCAAAAACGCGTTCAGGAACTTCATGACAAGCTGAATCAGTACAATTATGAATATCATGTCCTGGATCAGCCGTCGGTTCCTGATTCCGAGTACGATCAGCTTTTAAACGAGCTGAAGGAGATTGAACAGCAATATCCTGAACTGATCACAGAGGACTCCCCGACCCAGCGTGTTGGCGGAGCCGTACTGGAGCAGTTCTCAAAGGTTGAACACCGCACGCCAATGCTCAGTCTTGGAAATGCATTTAACGAAGCGGACCTGCGGGACTTTGACCGTAAAGTCAGACAGGCTGTAGGTGACAATATTGCTTACAGCTGTGAGTTGAAAATTGATGGTCTTGCGGTTTCACTCCGCTATGAAAATGGTGTGTTTATGCAGGGTGCGACAAGGGGAGACGGATCGGTTGGTGAGGATATTACAGCCAATCTGAAGACAATCAGGTCGATCCCTCTGCGCCTGAAGAATCCGTTATCCATTGAAGTGCGGGGAGAAGCCTTCATGCCGAAATCCTCATTTGTTAAATTGAATGAGGAAAAAGAAAAGCGTGAAGAAGCTGCCTTTGCCAATCCGCGTAATGCAGCAGCAGGCTCACTGCGTCAATTGGATCCGAGAATTGCCGCATCACGTAACCTGGATATTTTCCTTTACGGTATTGGTGATCCGGGTGAAACGGGGATCAATTCGCAAAGTGAAGGCATGCAGTTATTAAATGAAAATGGCCTGAAGACGAATCCTGAACGCAAAACGTGCGGGACGATTGAAGAGGTTATTGACTATGTCAACAGCTGGGTGGAAAAGCGTGCTGAACTGCAGTATGACATTGATGGCATTGTCATCAAGGTAGATTCTCTTTCTCAGCAGGAGGAGCTTGGTTTCACTGCAAAAAGTCCACGCTGGGCGATCGCCTACAAATTCCCGGCAGAAGAAGTCATCACGATTCTTCATGATATTGAGCTGAGTATTGGACGGACCGGTGTACTAACACCGACTGCCATTTTAGAGCCGGTGCGTGTAGCAGGAACAACGGTGCAAAGAGCATCACTTCATAACGAGGACCTGATCCGTGAAAAGGATATCCGTCTCGGTGATCATGTCATTGTGAAAAAAGCAGGCGATATCATTCCTGAGGTAGTCAGTGTGATCACGGATCGCAGAACAGGGGATGAAAAGGAATTTACGATGCCGACACATTGTCCTGCCTGTGACAGCGAGCTTGAGCGGCTGGAAGGGGAAGTAGCACTCCGCTGCCTCAACCCGAAATGTCCGGCACAAATTCAGGAGGGTCTGACTCATTTTGTATCCCGCAATGCTATGAACATAGATGGACTAGGGGAAAAGGTCATTGCCCAGCTATTTAAGGAAAATCTGATTGAAGATGTAGCAGACCTCTATCGTTTAACGAAGGAGCAGCTCATTCAACTAGAACGAATGGGTGAGAAATCTGTTGAGAATCTCCTGACTGCCATTGAGGCATCCAAGAAAAACTCTATGGAGAAGCTGCTGTTTGGACTCGGGATCCGCCATGTAGGAGCCAAAGCAGCCAAAACGATTTCAGAGCATTTCCGCTCTATTGACAAGCTGCGTGAAGCAACTGTGGACGATTTGTTACAAATCGATGAAATCGGAAACAAAATGGCTGATGCAATCGTCACATATTTTGAGAACGAAGAAGTACAGGAATTAATCGAAGAACTCCGTGAAAATGGTGTGAATCTTACTTATACAGGTCCTAAAAAAGAGCGGATGGAATCTGTTGAGTCTGCTTTCACAGGAAAAACGATAGTATTAACTGGGAAGTTAGCTCAATTGACACGTGATGAAGCGAAAGAGAAAATAGAACTGTTAGGTGGAAAAGTGACCGGTAGTGTTAGTAAAAAGACAGATCTTCTTGTTGCAGGAGAAGATGCCGGCTCTAAATTGACGAAAGCACAGGATTTAAATATTACGATCTGGGATGAGCAGCAGCTCATTGACGAAATAACCAAACAAGAGGTGTAG
- the glgA gene encoding glycogen synthase GlgA: MKVLFAVSECAPFVKSGGLGDVAGALPKELKKLGTDVRVMLPKYSLISDELLSKAKKIKSITVQVGWRNQYCGIETLEHGGITYYLIDNEYYFKRDSLYGHYDDAERFAFFSRAVLDSLPVIPFKPDVIHCHDWHTGIVPFLLDRKYKQDSFYKSMKTVFTIHNLQFQGLFPQSILGDLLNLEDHYFHSGELEFNGAVSFMKGAILSSNALTTVSPTYKDEIQTHFFGEKLDGLLRDQSFKLSGILNGIDTESYHPELDSYITKPYSLKTVADKKENKKALQKEFNLPVTDSVPVIAMVTRLTEQKGLSLVKRVMHELINEEAFQLVVLGSGDPEFEGYFHYLATAFPEKTGVYIGFSEALAHRIYAGADYFLMPSLFEPCGLSQLISLQYGTIPIVRETGGLNDTVHSWNEADETGNGFTFTNYNAHDMKHTIKRALSYYKDQNVWPKLQENAMSGDYSWARSAGEYQTLYQRLQGRN; this comes from the coding sequence ATGAAAGTCCTCTTTGCCGTATCAGAATGTGCGCCATTTGTAAAATCAGGAGGCCTCGGTGATGTTGCCGGGGCCCTTCCTAAAGAATTAAAAAAACTGGGTACTGATGTCCGGGTTATGCTCCCAAAGTATTCTCTGATCTCAGATGAGCTGCTGTCAAAAGCGAAAAAGATCAAGTCAATTACCGTCCAGGTCGGCTGGCGCAATCAATATTGCGGAATTGAGACACTCGAACATGGAGGTATTACATATTATCTGATCGATAATGAATACTACTTCAAAAGGGATTCTCTATATGGTCATTATGATGACGCCGAACGATTTGCCTTCTTCAGCCGTGCAGTTCTTGATTCACTCCCTGTTATCCCATTTAAGCCGGATGTGATTCATTGTCACGACTGGCACACAGGGATAGTACCTTTTCTGCTTGACCGGAAATATAAGCAGGACTCATTTTATAAATCCATGAAAACCGTTTTCACGATTCATAACCTGCAATTTCAGGGTCTCTTCCCTCAAAGTATTCTTGGCGACCTGTTAAACCTTGAGGATCACTATTTCCATTCCGGTGAACTTGAGTTTAACGGCGCGGTAAGTTTTATGAAGGGGGCAATCCTAAGTTCTAATGCACTTACAACCGTGAGCCCGACTTATAAAGACGAAATCCAGACCCATTTCTTCGGTGAAAAGCTGGACGGACTTTTACGTGATCAGTCCTTTAAGCTTTCAGGGATATTAAACGGGATTGATACAGAAAGCTATCACCCGGAGCTTGACTCTTATATTACAAAACCTTATTCCCTGAAAACTGTGGCTGATAAGAAAGAAAATAAAAAAGCACTCCAAAAGGAATTTAATTTACCTGTTACAGATTCTGTTCCTGTGATCGCCATGGTCACAAGACTGACTGAACAAAAAGGCTTGTCTCTCGTCAAACGTGTCATGCATGAACTGATTAATGAAGAGGCGTTCCAGCTTGTAGTTTTGGGCAGCGGTGATCCTGAATTTGAAGGATACTTTCATTATTTGGCAACAGCTTTTCCTGAAAAAACAGGGGTTTATATCGGTTTTTCAGAAGCACTTGCCCACCGGATTTATGCCGGTGCCGATTACTTCCTGATGCCGTCGCTGTTTGAACCGTGTGGACTGAGTCAGCTCATTTCCCTGCAGTATGGAACCATTCCGATTGTCCGCGAAACGGGTGGATTGAATGATACCGTTCACTCTTGGAATGAAGCAGATGAGACCGGTAACGGATTCACATTTACAAATTACAATGCACATGATATGAAGCACACGATTAAACGGGCGCTCTCCTACTATAAAGATCAGAACGTCTGGCCGAAGCTGCAGGAAAATGCCATGTCCGGTGATTACAGCTGGGCACGTTCAGCAGGCGAATATCAGACGCTATATCAGCGACTTCAAGGGAGGAACTAA
- a CDS encoding glucose-1-phosphate adenylyltransferase, whose translation MVKKKCVAMLLAGGQGSRLHSLTTNIAKPAVPFGGKYRIIDFTLSNCTNSGIDTVGVLTQYQPLVLNSYIGIGSAWDLDRRNGGVTVLPPYTEASGVKWYSGTANAIYQNLNYIEQYNPEYVLILSGDHIYKMDYSKMLDYHIQNEAEATISVIEVPWEEASRFGIMNTNADFEIEEFDEKPDEPKSNLASMGIYIFNWKSLKNYLELDNTNEESSHDFGKDLIPLFLNEGKRLMAYPFEGYWKDVGTVKSLWEANMDLLEENPGLNLFDHSWRIYSRNPNQPPQYLSQTSDVKDSLINEGCIIEGTVRHSVIFQGVQIKEDAIIEDSVIMPDAVIGKGATIRCAIVPEHITVPNDVTIEPEAGSGEIILVTQEMVEKLRKDVTA comes from the coding sequence ATGGTTAAAAAGAAGTGTGTTGCTATGTTGTTAGCAGGTGGTCAGGGAAGCCGTCTTCACTCTCTTACAACAAATATCGCAAAGCCTGCCGTGCCGTTCGGCGGAAAGTACCGGATCATTGATTTTACGTTAAGTAACTGCACAAACTCAGGTATTGATACGGTTGGCGTGTTAACCCAGTATCAGCCGCTTGTTCTGAATTCCTATATCGGAATCGGCAGCGCCTGGGATCTTGACCGTCGTAATGGCGGGGTAACCGTCCTCCCACCTTATACAGAGGCATCCGGTGTGAAATGGTACAGCGGTACAGCAAATGCCATTTATCAGAACCTGAATTACATTGAGCAGTATAATCCTGAATACGTCCTGATTCTGTCCGGTGACCACATTTATAAAATGGATTATTCAAAAATGCTTGATTATCATATCCAGAATGAAGCGGAAGCAACGATTTCAGTCATTGAAGTGCCTTGGGAAGAAGCGAGCCGATTTGGCATCATGAATACGAATGCGGACTTTGAAATCGAAGAATTTGACGAGAAGCCGGATGAGCCGAAAAGCAACCTTGCTTCAATGGGGATCTATATTTTCAACTGGAAGTCATTAAAGAATTATCTTGAACTGGATAATACGAATGAAGAATCTTCACATGATTTCGGTAAAGATCTGATTCCTTTATTCCTCAATGAAGGTAAGCGCCTGATGGCTTATCCGTTTGAAGGTTATTGGAAGGATGTTGGTACGGTTAAGAGCTTATGGGAAGCAAATATGGATTTGCTGGAGGAGAATCCGGGCCTGAATCTATTTGATCATTCCTGGAGAATCTATTCCCGTAACCCGAATCAGCCACCTCAATACTTATCACAGACATCTGATGTAAAGGATTCACTCATCAATGAAGGATGTATCATCGAAGGAACGGTCCGCCACTCTGTTATTTTCCAGGGCGTTCAGATTAAAGAAGATGCAATCATTGAAGACTCCGTGATTATGCCGGATGCAGTGATTGGGAAAGGTGCTACAATCCGATGCGCTATTGTACCGGAGCATATTACCGTTCCAAATGATGTAACGATTGAACCTGAAGCGGGATCTGGAGAAATTATTCTTGTGACTCAAGAGATGGTTGAAAAACTTCGAAAGGATGTGACAGCATGA
- a CDS encoding GlgC family sugar phosphate nucleotidyltransferase, producing the protein MSRLLGVIDAATVMGGLQDLTLNRSVASIPFAGRYRFIDFVLSNMVNSGVSSVAIFPKHQYRSLMDHIGSGKNWDLDRKRDGLFFFPPYFEPNETTSIGSFARLEQHIEFFKRSHQDYVVIANSYVITNVDFEEALAEHLIHDYDITEIQHNGESLEMYVLSKSLLVDLIENRRNSQFISVSDVVKQPLHSFNIGSYEHKSYTAIIDSIPAYFKHSMDLLGHAAWSQLFSSDRPIYTKVKDEPPTKYASNAHVSDSMIANGASIEGTIESSIVSRAVKIGKDSVVKNCIVMQKSQIGKGCTLEYVILDKDVKVLDGTTLRGTAEKPLVLRKGSIREAAVAQ; encoded by the coding sequence ATGAGCCGTTTATTAGGAGTCATTGATGCAGCTACTGTTATGGGGGGACTTCAGGATTTAACCTTAAACCGTTCTGTTGCTTCCATCCCCTTTGCCGGGCGTTACCGGTTTATTGATTTTGTTTTATCAAATATGGTGAATTCAGGCGTGAGCAGTGTGGCTATTTTCCCTAAGCACCAGTACCGCTCATTGATGGACCATATCGGATCAGGAAAGAACTGGGATCTGGACCGTAAACGCGACGGTCTGTTCTTCTTCCCTCCTTATTTTGAACCGAACGAAACGACGAGTATCGGTTCATTTGCCCGCCTGGAGCAGCACATTGAATTTTTCAAGCGCAGCCACCAGGATTATGTGGTCATTGCAAACAGCTACGTAATTACCAATGTGGATTTTGAAGAAGCGCTGGCTGAACATTTGATTCATGATTATGATATTACAGAAATTCAGCATAACGGTGAATCTCTTGAAATGTATGTATTAAGTAAATCTCTTTTAGTAGATTTGATTGAAAATCGACGGAACTCTCAATTTATCAGCGTGTCAGATGTCGTGAAACAGCCTCTGCACAGCTTTAACATCGGGTCGTATGAACATAAGAGCTACACTGCGATTATTGATTCAATTCCTGCCTATTTTAAACATTCGATGGATCTCCTCGGACATGCTGCATGGAGCCAGTTATTCTCGTCAGACCGCCCGATCTACACGAAGGTAAAGGATGAGCCGCCAACAAAATATGCGTCCAATGCACACGTATCCGACTCCATGATCGCCAATGGGGCAAGCATTGAAGGGACAATTGAGAGCAGCATTGTCTCACGTGCAGTGAAAATCGGAAAAGACTCTGTCGTGAAAAATTGTATTGTGATGCAAAAAAGCCAGATTGGAAAAGGCTGTACGCTTGAATATGTGATTTTGGATAAAGACGTGAAGGTGCTGGACGGAACGACACTTAGAGGAACTGCCGAAAAACCACTCGTTCTGCGAAAAGGAAGCATCCGTGAAGCGGCGGTGGCTCAATGA
- a CDS encoding CamS family sex pheromone protein, translated as MKKWIAAVTGASLLLGGCMPSFQQEDEVIQENAPEESEEQTVIIPNFQISDEYYRTLLPYEPSPSRGMVVNNLQTNYDIAEFESGLMRVAQQNFDPETHFFQAGQFLDSDTITSWLNREFTDAQLQEYDMEPEENVGLNPVDAGGENREQRAKESPIYLAHILEHNYFVKSEEDESKVRLGGVVLGLAMNSVYYYQNDNDPFGPTFEEPIPDAEIEEQGRQMAQEVLQRLRQMAADDPEKAALADVPVTIALFKQEPRTTVIPGNFIGYASADGGSNELGDWNEMNENYVLFPSAEAQENYRDDETAFLNFKQDVETYFPNFNSVIGTGLYRGDQLENLKIDIPIQFYGKSEIIGFTQYVAGRLVDLFPEYFDIEVSITSINGPEALIIKEPNDTEPFVHIYEQ; from the coding sequence ATGAAAAAGTGGATAGCCGCAGTAACGGGTGCTTCCTTGCTGCTGGGAGGGTGTATGCCATCTTTTCAGCAGGAAGATGAGGTTATCCAGGAGAACGCGCCGGAAGAATCGGAAGAACAGACTGTCATCATTCCAAACTTCCAGATATCTGACGAATATTACCGGACCTTATTGCCATACGAACCATCCCCTTCACGCGGAATGGTCGTGAATAATCTGCAGACGAATTACGATATTGCAGAATTTGAAAGTGGACTGATGCGTGTTGCGCAGCAGAACTTTGATCCTGAAACGCACTTTTTCCAGGCAGGACAGTTCCTGGACAGTGATACGATAACAAGCTGGTTGAACCGTGAGTTTACCGATGCGCAGCTTCAGGAGTATGACATGGAGCCTGAAGAGAATGTAGGGTTGAACCCGGTTGATGCCGGTGGAGAAAACCGTGAGCAGCGGGCGAAGGAAAGTCCGATTTATTTAGCTCATATTCTTGAACATAACTACTTTGTGAAATCTGAAGAGGATGAATCGAAGGTAAGGCTCGGTGGTGTTGTGCTTGGGCTCGCGATGAATTCTGTTTACTACTATCAGAACGATAATGATCCATTCGGCCCAACATTTGAGGAGCCGATTCCTGATGCTGAGATTGAAGAGCAGGGAAGACAAATGGCGCAGGAAGTACTTCAGCGCCTTCGTCAAATGGCCGCAGATGATCCGGAAAAAGCAGCGCTGGCGGATGTTCCGGTCACCATTGCATTATTTAAGCAGGAGCCGAGAACGACTGTTATTCCTGGTAACTTCATTGGTTACGCGTCAGCGGACGGGGGAAGTAATGAGCTTGGTGATTGGAATGAGATGAATGAGAATTATGTATTATTCCCTTCAGCTGAAGCACAAGAGAATTACAGAGATGATGAAACTGCATTCCTGAATTTCAAACAGGATGTGGAAACGTACTTCCCTAATTTCAATAGTGTGATTGGAACAGGATTATACCGGGGAGATCAGCTGGAGAATCTGAAAATTGACATTCCAATTCAGTTTTATGGGAAATCAGAGATTATCGGATTTACCCAGTATGTAGCCGGACGTCTTGTTGATTTGTTCCCTGAGTATTTTGATATTGAGGTGAGCATTACGTCAATTAATGGTCCTGAGGCACTGATTATTAAGGAACCGAATGACACAGAGCCGTTTGTTCATATTTATGAGCAGTGA